A region from the Bombyx mori chromosome 15, ASM3026992v2 genome encodes:
- the LOC101739573 gene encoding MYND-type zinc finger-containing chromatin reader ZMYND8 isoform X1 yields the protein MAMCVIFSAMEDNSETHMETDVTSTTEDVPETQEVTGSNGSVEMVIVVEKMEEEEDNNKTDKALLDSEIISTGPTELSSDERSSPAKDLDQPKTVIVSPTKDIEQPCSSSYVNATVPISPCNIPSPIKPTTEDVTSDLLQTEVVDSSSKMEITNPVTENITNPEINPPKMVQDIDEPEDKSLKDIQSTATPIITPEEIPLHESSNDNVVMTIQLSEKAESKTPTPAAMPIDVIVEREDQNVSQVEIPEVQEKDHNKSISRELKSLIKSAKESKIISECTQLKTKTRKSRVILDSSNASLNASIEAEKIHGARRHSNNSQKSNCSEKSDKPVTKRSMRSQNPEFVNKVKQFLNSVTGKMQKEDDMTDDELEENKPGEKVEGMRSQSGTPKKKKPETLQVPGKLQSDLYCWRCHWQVEQAEHEKTHAPMHCNVCPRSFHYRCLSSAERNKITEDKSWVCPDCLIILNAESSETRSPAMKKISLGMLCELLKFALERMMDLNGVEPFMTPVDREAFPDYEKYVVHPMDLSRMKSNIANGLYGSTEAFYADAQWILHNSIIFNTRELVQSKLTGAARAVVRSCRAEMGEIEACPECYAAAHARKPTWFTDVCSTPHILLWAKLKGFPYWPAKGMSVSPAGLVDVRFFGAHDRAWVPAKDCFLYSEKDPNNFRTKRQDILDSMQEAEEHIRNISRKYGKFVYPPFRTQFDPAKLNEQMRVMIPSFEGEIRVTVKDKSPNTTKDKSRTNSKCSKNSTNGSDISEAEDLLGQPCNKINDNINDSKDEVMEQNQKLMEVDESAVKDTKETENSRKRRRSCVTDTPVQDNTANEKKKRVDDEKSDKKIDTKDMSNKELPKIKKKEPENVIIPIDDDDSVISIDESNDSVKGKEKIVEKNRTVTPIKIILPKHNRHTPKSSGTRESPRTSTPNDKSLLVTPKDERSASKQKNKPGRSSTERQSRESKSRHEKRRNSKSNKSLNGSISSKNEKNDRMKTDKNNENPNAANKEKPASKISVIKVKDSEAIKLAEKTPPAEAVKSVKDRTAEDDDTSLAAIARDTARNADSVIMSNPPGMPTISSVRSLSTLAQGTSTTTTKTNTASASVDITADSAPDSSALSNTDSAKSQKARNENEPMVGRVGVRAFARMTSPERNKTNNVQVEIKTEPIDLDDPSRHMEKMDLMNAFKLRPVNQSSSLREVRFNKVVVTPLTRRAPTGAAEIRPRAKKTFPQPKKPEDCQLNGKNSMVYIPIQPAITQAPARLARPAPASLAGQPRCVAPIIVSSSGNNGVNTVTTQMLPPTLTSASTAVTTPVQLAPTVGQVPTTVHTVPLMTSVNGQWMFSLQPVMSVGAIDSNTSPLVNGVPERLGQAATVVPAAVVSPAPATPACPAPLAAAPPSRPGDSVVTNTPTELPRLQQRPPIQNPLDPNFPIGIVPAPSTVGPLTAKLNQNAIKLADFFRTLLEDSLDNLDDPSTQVTSLKLQLEQTKWRHQQRLDEIKHNFELSVAEMRATFEKEKQRLVMETRRLAQIELETAVKLAKSKQWCANCSQEAQFYCCWNTSYCDYPCQRAHWSQHYSVCTQQRSEGNNNNNSDGTSAPESRSQTDKLPALQKSTVVPTLTVGGKLASRSASQDSTPMSSIIMSMVEDVSGNQTVKCVGTYNGSKAGAVPAQIPPLIINKQIMNEENKKVVTSGGYLIVGSTSNASVNPPRRTHTLQYFT from the exons GCCATGGAAGACAATTCTGAAACCCACATGGAGACTGATGTTACTTCGACCACTGAGGATGTACCTGAGACGCAGGAGGTGACTGGATCAAATGGCAGTGTTGAAATGGTTATTGTAGTGGAGAAaatggaagaagaggaggacaaCAACAAAACAGACAAGGCCCTATTAGATTCCGAAATAATATCAACAGGTCCAACAGAGCTATCCTCCGATGAGAGATCCTCGCCAGCTAAAGATCTTGATCAACCAAAGACGGTTATCGTTTCACCAACTAAAGATATTGAACAGCCATGTAGTTCATCTTATGTCAATGCAACCGTTCCAATTTCACCTTGTAACATACCTTCGCCGATTAAGCCAACCACAGAAGATGTAACTTCAGACTTATTGCAGACTGAAGTAGTTGATTCTTCAAGTAAAATGGAAATTACTAATCCTGTCACTGAGAATATTACAAATCCAGAAATAAATCCACCAAAAATGGTTCAAGATATTGATGAACCTGAAGACAAATCTCTTAAAGATATTCAATCAACGGCAACACCTATTATAACACCAGAAGAAATTCCATTGCATGAAAGCTCTAATGACAATGTTGTTATGACAATCCAGTTGTCAGAAAAAGCCGAGTCAAAAACACCTACTCCTGCTGCAATGCCAATAGATGTCATAGTCGAGAGAGAAGATCAAAATGTCTCTCAAGTTGAAATACCAGAAGTGCAAGAAAAAGATCACAATAAAAGCATCAGTAGAGAGCTTAAGTCTCTTATAAAATCTGCAAAGGAGTCAAAGATAATAAGTGAATGTACTCAATTAAAAACCAAGACCAGGAAATCTAGAGTTATTCTAGATAGTTCTAATGCTAGTCTCAATGCTTCCATTGAAGCTGAAAAAATACATGGAGCCAGAAGACACAGTAATAACTCACAGAAGAGCAATTGTAGTGAGAAATCTGATAAACCTGTCACGAAAAGATCTATGCGGTCACAGAACCCTGAATTTGTGAATAAAGTGAAACAATTCTTAAATTCTGTCACTGGGAAAATGCAAAAAGAGGATGATATGACCGATGATGAACTCGAGGAGAATAAACCAGGTGAAAAGGTTGAAGGGATGAGGTCTCAGTCTGGCACTCCTAAAAAGAAAAAACCTGAAACACTT CAGGTCCCGGGAAAACTTCAGTCAGATTTGTATTGCTGGCGTTGTCATTGGCAAGTTGAACAGGCTGAACACGAGAAGACCCATGCTCCAATGCATTGTAATGTCTGCCCTCGATCATTCCACTATAGATGTTTGTCAAGTGCAGAGCGTAATAAAATTACAGAAGATAAAAGCTGGGTGTGCCCTGATTGCTTAATAATACTGAATGCAGAAAGCTCTGAAACTAG ATCACCGGCAATGAAAAAGATATCATTGGGAATGCTTTGTGAGCTACTAAAGTTTGCATTGGAGAGGATGATGGATCTGAATGGG GTGGAGCCATTCATGACCCCGGTTGATCGCGAAGCGTTTCCCGACTATGAGAAATACGTGGTGCACCCCATGGACCTATCCCGCATGAAGTCGAACATCGCCAACGGCCTCTACGGAAGCACCGAAGCTTTTTACGCTGACGCCCAATGGATACTCCACAATAGTATTATATTCAACACACGTGAGTTGG TTCAGTCGAAGTTGACCGGCGCCGCGAGGGCGGTGGTGCGCTCGTGTCGTGCGGAGATGGGCGAGATCGAGGCGTGTCCCGAGTGCTACGCGGCCGCGCATGCGCGCAAACCCACCTGGTTCACAGACGTGTGCTCCACTCCGCACATACTCTTGTGGGCTAAACTTAAAG GGTTTCCATATTGGCCAGCGAAAGGCATGTCGGTGAGTCCGGCCGGTCTGGTCGACGTGCGTTTCTTCGGCGCCCACGATCGAGCCTGGGTGCCGGCCAAAGACTGCTTCCTGTACTCGGAGAAGGATCCAAACAACTTTAGAACTAAGCGACAGGATATATTGGACAGCATGCAG GAAGCCGAAGAACACATTCGTAACATATCGAGGAAGTATGGAAAATTCGTCTACCCCCCGTTCAGAACGCAATTCGATCCTGCGAAATTAAACGAGCAAATGAGAGTGATG ATACCATCGTTCGAGGGTGAGATACGTGTTACGGTCAAGGATAAATCGCCGAATACAACAAAAGACAAGAGCAGGACCAATTCTAAATGCTCTAAGAACTCTACAAATGGCAG TGATATAAGCGAAGCAGAAGATCTACTGGGGCAgccttgtaataaaattaatgataatattaatgATTCAAAGGACGAGGTGATGGAGcagaa TCAAAAGTTAATGGAAGTTGACGAATCTGCGGTGAAAGACACAAAAGAGACTGAAAACTCGCGGAAAAGACGGCGCTCCTGTGTTACAGACACACCGGTGCAAGACAACACAGCCAACGAGAAAAAAAAGCGAGTCGATGATGAAAAATCTGATAAAAAGATAGACACAAAAGATATGAGCAATAAAGAATTACCAAAGATCAAAAAGAAAGAACCAGAGAACGTTATTATTCCAATAGACGATGATGATTCAGTTATCTCGATCGATGAGTCAAACGATTCAGTCAAAGGTAAagagaaaatagttgagaaaaacCGAACCGTCactccaataaaaataatattacctaAACATAACCGACACACTCCGAAATCTAGCGGCACCAGAGAATCTCCCAGAACTAGCACCCCCAACGATAAATCTCTTCTGGTGACGCCAAAAGATGAAAGATCcgcatcaaaacaaaaaaataaaccagGCAGGAGCTCCACAGAGAGACAAAGCAGGGAAAGCAAGAGTAGACATGAAAAGAGAAGGAATTCCAAAAGTAACAAATCCCTGAACGGTAGCATAAgttctaaaaatgaaaaaaatgacaGGATGAAAACCGATAAAAACAACGAAAACCCAAACGCTGCCAACAAAGAGAAACCCGCAAGTAAAATATCAGTTATCAAAGTTAAAGATAGCGAAGCGATAAAATTAGCAGAGAAGACTCCGCCCGCAGAGGCTGTGAAGTCGGTTAAAGATCGAACGGCCGAGGATGACGACACTAGTTTGGCGGCCATCGCCCGCGACACGGCCCGGAATGCCGACTCAGTCATAATGAGCAACCCGCCCGGCATGCCCACAATCAGCAGCGTCAGGTCCTTGTCCACACTGGCCCAGGGCACCTCAACGACGACCACAAAAACGAACACGGCATCCGCGTCGGTGGACATAACCGCGGACAGTGCGCCGGACTCGAGCGCGCTCAGCAATACCGACTCGGCCAAGTCGCAGAAAGCGAGGAACGAGAACGAGCCCATGGTGGGGAGGGTGGGGGTGCGGGCGTTCGCCAGGATGACGTCACCGGAACGCAACAAAACTAACAATGTGCAAGTAGAGATCAAGACTGAACCGATCGATCTAGACGACCCGAGCAGGCACATGGAGAAGATGGATCTGATGAACGCATTCAAACTCCGACCCGTGAATCAAAGTTCCAGCCTACGTGAGGTGCGCTTTAATAAG gTCGTTGTGACGCCTCTAACGCGAAGAGCGCCGACAGGGGCGGCCGAAATACGTCCGCGTGCGAAGAAGACTTTCCCACAGCCCAAGAAACCCGAAGACTGCCAGCTCAACGGGAAGAACTCCATGGTGTACATACCCATACAGCCGGCCATCACCCAGGCGCCGGCCCGACTggcgcgccccgcccccgcgtcCCTCGCCGGCCAGCCGCGCTGTGTCGCACCCATCATAGTCAGCAGCTCAG GAAACAATGGTGTAAATACAGTGACAACACAGATGTTGCCGCCTACGCTGACGTCGGCCAGCACCGCGGTCACAACCCCAGTACAGTTGGCGCCCACAGTTGGGCAAGTGCCGACCACCGTCCACACGGTGCCCCTCATGACTTCCGTCAATGGACAGTGGATGTTTAGTTTACAACCTGTGATGTCCGTCGGAGCTATCGAT TCGAACACATCGCCGCTAGTGAACGGTGTTCCGGAAAGGCTCGGTCAAGCGGCGACCGTGGTGCCGGCCGCCGTCGTGTCACCCGCCCCTGCGACCCCCGCCTGCCCCGCGCCCCTTGCCGCTGCACCGCCGAGCCGGCCCGGAGACTCTGTCGTCACAAACACTCCCACAGAA CTCCCGAGGTTACAGCAGCGGCCGCCGATACAAAATCCACTAGATCCCAACTTCCCAATTGGTATTGTACCAGCACCATCTACCGTCGGTCCTCTAACGGCTAAACTCAATCAGAATGCCATCAAG CTAGCCGATTTCTTCCGCACGCTACTGGAGGATTCGCTGGATAATCTCGACGATCCATCGACGCAGGTCACGTCCCTGAAGCTGCAGCTCGAACAGACCAAGTGGAGGCACCAGCAGAGATTGGACGAAATCAAACATAACTTTG AATTATCGGTGGCGGAAATGCGGGCAACGTTCGAGAAAGAGAAACAGCGGCTCGTCATGGAGACCAGGCGTCTGGCGCAAATCGAATTGGAGACAGCTGTCAAACTAGCTAAATCCAAACAGTG GTGTGCGAACTGCAGCCAAGAAGCTCAGTTTTATTGTTGCTGGAACACTTCCTACTGCGACTACCCGTGCCAGCGCGCGCACTGGTCGCAACACTACTCCGTGTGCACGCAGCAACGATCG GAAggcaacaataataataacagcgACGGAACTAGCGCTCCGGAAAGTAGATCGCAGACAGATAAGTTGCCA GCGTTGCAGAAGAGCACCGTGGTGCCGACCCTCACGGTCGGCGGGAAACTTGCCTCCAGATCAGCCAGCCAGGATAGTACGCCAATGTCTTCCATCATCA tGAGCATGGTCGAGGACGTCAGCGGGAACCAAACGGTGAA
- the LOC101739573 gene encoding MYND-type zinc finger-containing chromatin reader ZMYND8 isoform X2, which produces MAMCVIFSAMEDNSETHMETDVTSTTEDVPETQEVTGSNGSVEMVIVVEKMEEEEDNNKTDKALLDSEIISTGPTELSSDERSSPAKDLDQPKTVIVSPTKDIEQPCSSSYVNATVPISPCNIPSPIKPTTEDVTSDLLQTEVVDSSSKMEITNPVTENITNPEINPPKMVQDIDEPEDKSLKDIQSTATPIITPEEIPLHESSNDNVVMTIQLSEKAESKTPTPAAMPIDVIVEREDQNVSQVEIPEVQEKDHNKSISRELKSLIKSAKESKIISECTQLKTKTRKSRVILDSSNASLNASIEAEKIHGARRHSNNSQKSNCSEKSDKPVTKRSMRSQNPEFVNKVKQFLNSVTGKMQKEDDMTDDELEENKPGEKVEGMRSQSGTPKKKKPETLVPGKLQSDLYCWRCHWQVEQAEHEKTHAPMHCNVCPRSFHYRCLSSAERNKITEDKSWVCPDCLIILNAESSETRSPAMKKISLGMLCELLKFALERMMDLNGVEPFMTPVDREAFPDYEKYVVHPMDLSRMKSNIANGLYGSTEAFYADAQWILHNSIIFNTRELVQSKLTGAARAVVRSCRAEMGEIEACPECYAAAHARKPTWFTDVCSTPHILLWAKLKGFPYWPAKGMSVSPAGLVDVRFFGAHDRAWVPAKDCFLYSEKDPNNFRTKRQDILDSMQEAEEHIRNISRKYGKFVYPPFRTQFDPAKLNEQMRVMIPSFEGEIRVTVKDKSPNTTKDKSRTNSKCSKNSTNGSDISEAEDLLGQPCNKINDNINDSKDEVMEQNQKLMEVDESAVKDTKETENSRKRRRSCVTDTPVQDNTANEKKKRVDDEKSDKKIDTKDMSNKELPKIKKKEPENVIIPIDDDDSVISIDESNDSVKGKEKIVEKNRTVTPIKIILPKHNRHTPKSSGTRESPRTSTPNDKSLLVTPKDERSASKQKNKPGRSSTERQSRESKSRHEKRRNSKSNKSLNGSISSKNEKNDRMKTDKNNENPNAANKEKPASKISVIKVKDSEAIKLAEKTPPAEAVKSVKDRTAEDDDTSLAAIARDTARNADSVIMSNPPGMPTISSVRSLSTLAQGTSTTTTKTNTASASVDITADSAPDSSALSNTDSAKSQKARNENEPMVGRVGVRAFARMTSPERNKTNNVQVEIKTEPIDLDDPSRHMEKMDLMNAFKLRPVNQSSSLREVRFNKVVVTPLTRRAPTGAAEIRPRAKKTFPQPKKPEDCQLNGKNSMVYIPIQPAITQAPARLARPAPASLAGQPRCVAPIIVSSSGNNGVNTVTTQMLPPTLTSASTAVTTPVQLAPTVGQVPTTVHTVPLMTSVNGQWMFSLQPVMSVGAIDSNTSPLVNGVPERLGQAATVVPAAVVSPAPATPACPAPLAAAPPSRPGDSVVTNTPTELPRLQQRPPIQNPLDPNFPIGIVPAPSTVGPLTAKLNQNAIKLADFFRTLLEDSLDNLDDPSTQVTSLKLQLEQTKWRHQQRLDEIKHNFELSVAEMRATFEKEKQRLVMETRRLAQIELETAVKLAKSKQWCANCSQEAQFYCCWNTSYCDYPCQRAHWSQHYSVCTQQRSEGNNNNNSDGTSAPESRSQTDKLPALQKSTVVPTLTVGGKLASRSASQDSTPMSSIIMSMVEDVSGNQTVKCVGTYNGSKAGAVPAQIPPLIINKQIMNEENKKVVTSGGYLIVGSTSNASVNPPRRTHTLQYFT; this is translated from the exons GCCATGGAAGACAATTCTGAAACCCACATGGAGACTGATGTTACTTCGACCACTGAGGATGTACCTGAGACGCAGGAGGTGACTGGATCAAATGGCAGTGTTGAAATGGTTATTGTAGTGGAGAAaatggaagaagaggaggacaaCAACAAAACAGACAAGGCCCTATTAGATTCCGAAATAATATCAACAGGTCCAACAGAGCTATCCTCCGATGAGAGATCCTCGCCAGCTAAAGATCTTGATCAACCAAAGACGGTTATCGTTTCACCAACTAAAGATATTGAACAGCCATGTAGTTCATCTTATGTCAATGCAACCGTTCCAATTTCACCTTGTAACATACCTTCGCCGATTAAGCCAACCACAGAAGATGTAACTTCAGACTTATTGCAGACTGAAGTAGTTGATTCTTCAAGTAAAATGGAAATTACTAATCCTGTCACTGAGAATATTACAAATCCAGAAATAAATCCACCAAAAATGGTTCAAGATATTGATGAACCTGAAGACAAATCTCTTAAAGATATTCAATCAACGGCAACACCTATTATAACACCAGAAGAAATTCCATTGCATGAAAGCTCTAATGACAATGTTGTTATGACAATCCAGTTGTCAGAAAAAGCCGAGTCAAAAACACCTACTCCTGCTGCAATGCCAATAGATGTCATAGTCGAGAGAGAAGATCAAAATGTCTCTCAAGTTGAAATACCAGAAGTGCAAGAAAAAGATCACAATAAAAGCATCAGTAGAGAGCTTAAGTCTCTTATAAAATCTGCAAAGGAGTCAAAGATAATAAGTGAATGTACTCAATTAAAAACCAAGACCAGGAAATCTAGAGTTATTCTAGATAGTTCTAATGCTAGTCTCAATGCTTCCATTGAAGCTGAAAAAATACATGGAGCCAGAAGACACAGTAATAACTCACAGAAGAGCAATTGTAGTGAGAAATCTGATAAACCTGTCACGAAAAGATCTATGCGGTCACAGAACCCTGAATTTGTGAATAAAGTGAAACAATTCTTAAATTCTGTCACTGGGAAAATGCAAAAAGAGGATGATATGACCGATGATGAACTCGAGGAGAATAAACCAGGTGAAAAGGTTGAAGGGATGAGGTCTCAGTCTGGCACTCCTAAAAAGAAAAAACCTGAAACACTT GTCCCGGGAAAACTTCAGTCAGATTTGTATTGCTGGCGTTGTCATTGGCAAGTTGAACAGGCTGAACACGAGAAGACCCATGCTCCAATGCATTGTAATGTCTGCCCTCGATCATTCCACTATAGATGTTTGTCAAGTGCAGAGCGTAATAAAATTACAGAAGATAAAAGCTGGGTGTGCCCTGATTGCTTAATAATACTGAATGCAGAAAGCTCTGAAACTAG ATCACCGGCAATGAAAAAGATATCATTGGGAATGCTTTGTGAGCTACTAAAGTTTGCATTGGAGAGGATGATGGATCTGAATGGG GTGGAGCCATTCATGACCCCGGTTGATCGCGAAGCGTTTCCCGACTATGAGAAATACGTGGTGCACCCCATGGACCTATCCCGCATGAAGTCGAACATCGCCAACGGCCTCTACGGAAGCACCGAAGCTTTTTACGCTGACGCCCAATGGATACTCCACAATAGTATTATATTCAACACACGTGAGTTGG TTCAGTCGAAGTTGACCGGCGCCGCGAGGGCGGTGGTGCGCTCGTGTCGTGCGGAGATGGGCGAGATCGAGGCGTGTCCCGAGTGCTACGCGGCCGCGCATGCGCGCAAACCCACCTGGTTCACAGACGTGTGCTCCACTCCGCACATACTCTTGTGGGCTAAACTTAAAG GGTTTCCATATTGGCCAGCGAAAGGCATGTCGGTGAGTCCGGCCGGTCTGGTCGACGTGCGTTTCTTCGGCGCCCACGATCGAGCCTGGGTGCCGGCCAAAGACTGCTTCCTGTACTCGGAGAAGGATCCAAACAACTTTAGAACTAAGCGACAGGATATATTGGACAGCATGCAG GAAGCCGAAGAACACATTCGTAACATATCGAGGAAGTATGGAAAATTCGTCTACCCCCCGTTCAGAACGCAATTCGATCCTGCGAAATTAAACGAGCAAATGAGAGTGATG ATACCATCGTTCGAGGGTGAGATACGTGTTACGGTCAAGGATAAATCGCCGAATACAACAAAAGACAAGAGCAGGACCAATTCTAAATGCTCTAAGAACTCTACAAATGGCAG TGATATAAGCGAAGCAGAAGATCTACTGGGGCAgccttgtaataaaattaatgataatattaatgATTCAAAGGACGAGGTGATGGAGcagaa TCAAAAGTTAATGGAAGTTGACGAATCTGCGGTGAAAGACACAAAAGAGACTGAAAACTCGCGGAAAAGACGGCGCTCCTGTGTTACAGACACACCGGTGCAAGACAACACAGCCAACGAGAAAAAAAAGCGAGTCGATGATGAAAAATCTGATAAAAAGATAGACACAAAAGATATGAGCAATAAAGAATTACCAAAGATCAAAAAGAAAGAACCAGAGAACGTTATTATTCCAATAGACGATGATGATTCAGTTATCTCGATCGATGAGTCAAACGATTCAGTCAAAGGTAAagagaaaatagttgagaaaaacCGAACCGTCactccaataaaaataatattacctaAACATAACCGACACACTCCGAAATCTAGCGGCACCAGAGAATCTCCCAGAACTAGCACCCCCAACGATAAATCTCTTCTGGTGACGCCAAAAGATGAAAGATCcgcatcaaaacaaaaaaataaaccagGCAGGAGCTCCACAGAGAGACAAAGCAGGGAAAGCAAGAGTAGACATGAAAAGAGAAGGAATTCCAAAAGTAACAAATCCCTGAACGGTAGCATAAgttctaaaaatgaaaaaaatgacaGGATGAAAACCGATAAAAACAACGAAAACCCAAACGCTGCCAACAAAGAGAAACCCGCAAGTAAAATATCAGTTATCAAAGTTAAAGATAGCGAAGCGATAAAATTAGCAGAGAAGACTCCGCCCGCAGAGGCTGTGAAGTCGGTTAAAGATCGAACGGCCGAGGATGACGACACTAGTTTGGCGGCCATCGCCCGCGACACGGCCCGGAATGCCGACTCAGTCATAATGAGCAACCCGCCCGGCATGCCCACAATCAGCAGCGTCAGGTCCTTGTCCACACTGGCCCAGGGCACCTCAACGACGACCACAAAAACGAACACGGCATCCGCGTCGGTGGACATAACCGCGGACAGTGCGCCGGACTCGAGCGCGCTCAGCAATACCGACTCGGCCAAGTCGCAGAAAGCGAGGAACGAGAACGAGCCCATGGTGGGGAGGGTGGGGGTGCGGGCGTTCGCCAGGATGACGTCACCGGAACGCAACAAAACTAACAATGTGCAAGTAGAGATCAAGACTGAACCGATCGATCTAGACGACCCGAGCAGGCACATGGAGAAGATGGATCTGATGAACGCATTCAAACTCCGACCCGTGAATCAAAGTTCCAGCCTACGTGAGGTGCGCTTTAATAAG gTCGTTGTGACGCCTCTAACGCGAAGAGCGCCGACAGGGGCGGCCGAAATACGTCCGCGTGCGAAGAAGACTTTCCCACAGCCCAAGAAACCCGAAGACTGCCAGCTCAACGGGAAGAACTCCATGGTGTACATACCCATACAGCCGGCCATCACCCAGGCGCCGGCCCGACTggcgcgccccgcccccgcgtcCCTCGCCGGCCAGCCGCGCTGTGTCGCACCCATCATAGTCAGCAGCTCAG GAAACAATGGTGTAAATACAGTGACAACACAGATGTTGCCGCCTACGCTGACGTCGGCCAGCACCGCGGTCACAACCCCAGTACAGTTGGCGCCCACAGTTGGGCAAGTGCCGACCACCGTCCACACGGTGCCCCTCATGACTTCCGTCAATGGACAGTGGATGTTTAGTTTACAACCTGTGATGTCCGTCGGAGCTATCGAT TCGAACACATCGCCGCTAGTGAACGGTGTTCCGGAAAGGCTCGGTCAAGCGGCGACCGTGGTGCCGGCCGCCGTCGTGTCACCCGCCCCTGCGACCCCCGCCTGCCCCGCGCCCCTTGCCGCTGCACCGCCGAGCCGGCCCGGAGACTCTGTCGTCACAAACACTCCCACAGAA CTCCCGAGGTTACAGCAGCGGCCGCCGATACAAAATCCACTAGATCCCAACTTCCCAATTGGTATTGTACCAGCACCATCTACCGTCGGTCCTCTAACGGCTAAACTCAATCAGAATGCCATCAAG CTAGCCGATTTCTTCCGCACGCTACTGGAGGATTCGCTGGATAATCTCGACGATCCATCGACGCAGGTCACGTCCCTGAAGCTGCAGCTCGAACAGACCAAGTGGAGGCACCAGCAGAGATTGGACGAAATCAAACATAACTTTG AATTATCGGTGGCGGAAATGCGGGCAACGTTCGAGAAAGAGAAACAGCGGCTCGTCATGGAGACCAGGCGTCTGGCGCAAATCGAATTGGAGACAGCTGTCAAACTAGCTAAATCCAAACAGTG GTGTGCGAACTGCAGCCAAGAAGCTCAGTTTTATTGTTGCTGGAACACTTCCTACTGCGACTACCCGTGCCAGCGCGCGCACTGGTCGCAACACTACTCCGTGTGCACGCAGCAACGATCG GAAggcaacaataataataacagcgACGGAACTAGCGCTCCGGAAAGTAGATCGCAGACAGATAAGTTGCCA GCGTTGCAGAAGAGCACCGTGGTGCCGACCCTCACGGTCGGCGGGAAACTTGCCTCCAGATCAGCCAGCCAGGATAGTACGCCAATGTCTTCCATCATCA tGAGCATGGTCGAGGACGTCAGCGGGAACCAAACGGTGAA